Proteins from a genomic interval of Pseudomonas asplenii:
- a CDS encoding TetR/AcrR family transcriptional regulator: MSDNLSVPSGPGRPKDPAKRQAILEAAEDLFLSNGYASTSMDAVAAAAGVSKLTVYSHFNDKETLFSAAVVSKCEAQLPDLLFALPEGVPVETVLLNIARGFHVLINSDESVNLHRLIVALGSQDPRLSQIFFEAGPQRMLTEMERLLSRIHQSGALNIDKPHNAAEHFFCLLKGAANFRLLYGCGQRLNAEDSEAHVREVVGLFMRAYRP; encoded by the coding sequence ATGTCCGACAATCTTTCTGTGCCCAGCGGCCCCGGCCGCCCCAAGGACCCGGCAAAACGCCAGGCCATTCTTGAAGCAGCGGAAGATCTGTTCCTGAGTAATGGATACGCCAGCACCAGCATGGACGCGGTAGCAGCAGCGGCAGGTGTTTCGAAGCTGACGGTCTACAGCCATTTCAACGACAAGGAGACGCTGTTCTCCGCTGCGGTGGTGTCCAAGTGCGAGGCGCAGCTACCCGACCTGCTATTCGCCTTGCCCGAAGGTGTGCCGGTCGAAACGGTGCTGCTCAACATCGCTCGGGGCTTTCACGTGCTGATCAACAGTGACGAGTCGGTGAACCTGCATCGCCTGATTGTGGCGCTGGGGAGCCAGGACCCCAGGCTGTCGCAGATTTTCTTCGAGGCTGGCCCGCAACGGATGCTGACCGAGATGGAACGGCTGCTGAGCCGGATTCATCAGAGCGGTGCGCTGAATATCGACAAGCCGCACAACGCTGCCGAACACTTCTTCTGCCTGCTCAAGGGCGCGGCGAACTTCCGCCTGCTGTATGGCTGCGGCCAGCGCTTGAATGCCGAGGACAGTGAAGCCCATGTGCGCGAGGTGGTGGGCCTGTTCATGCGGGCCTATCGGCCCTGA
- a CDS encoding class I SAM-dependent methyltransferase, whose product MSEQQAAVRIRVEALAEGFQSQAQEWARRLALPLQEPEAEFALQVSEHGLQLQQLGPDAPGPVRVDFVEGGAAHRRLFGGGSGQMIAKAVGIQQGVRPRVLDATAGLGKDAFVLASLGCEMSLIERQPLIGALLEDGLARGLEDLEVAPIISRMRLLKGNSIEVMRNWEGEPPQVIYLDPMFPHREKTALVKKEMRLFRPLVGDDPDAPALLEAALALATHRVVVKRPRKAPCIDGPKPSHGLEGKSSRYDIYPKKALKP is encoded by the coding sequence ATGAGTGAGCAGCAAGCAGCCGTACGCATCAGGGTCGAGGCGCTGGCCGAAGGGTTTCAATCCCAGGCGCAGGAGTGGGCCCGACGGCTGGCGCTACCCTTGCAGGAGCCCGAGGCCGAGTTTGCCCTGCAGGTGTCCGAACACGGATTGCAGTTGCAGCAACTGGGGCCGGATGCACCGGGGCCGGTACGGGTCGATTTCGTCGAGGGTGGTGCGGCGCATCGGCGCCTGTTCGGTGGCGGCAGCGGCCAGATGATCGCCAAGGCGGTCGGCATCCAGCAGGGCGTGCGTCCTCGGGTACTGGATGCCACCGCAGGGCTGGGCAAGGATGCCTTCGTGCTGGCGAGCCTGGGCTGTGAGATGAGCCTGATCGAGCGCCAGCCACTGATCGGTGCGTTGCTGGAGGATGGCCTGGCCCGGGGCCTGGAGGATCTGGAGGTGGCGCCGATCATTTCCCGCATGCGCCTGCTCAAGGGCAACTCCATCGAAGTAATGCGCAACTGGGAGGGTGAACCGCCGCAGGTCATCTACCTGGACCCGATGTTTCCCCATCGGGAGAAAACTGCGCTGGTGAAGAAGGAAATGCGCCTGTTCCGGCCGCTGGTGGGGGATGATCCGGATGCGCCGGCGCTGCTTGAGGCCGCCCTGGCCCTGGCGACCCACCGGGTGGTGGTCAAGCGCCCGCGCAAGGCACCCTGCATCGACGGCCCCAAGCCCAGTCATGGGCTGGAGGGCAAGTCGAGCCGCTACGATATCTATCCGAAAAAAGCGCTCAAGCCCTGA
- a CDS encoding energy transducer TonB — MSDIQRTSIGYLSPVGDYGLRNSQALSGVSHLWQDFFARAMAEQVGDAPKQAVAELPIDGPVEPTAGAETLAQIVDQLHCEVTDNPVRPPEPLFLPIAEFELDLLKKPAPPYPEDEIIAQQRQQDFESEWVRPIVLTAGQAQAQPGPAPQPRPLHLPIAEFELDLLPKPAIPYDEPTLVKQQQALDYDQNWARPLVAHNLRLAA, encoded by the coding sequence ATGTCAGACATTCAGCGCACATCCATAGGTTATCTATCGCCCGTCGGCGATTACGGCCTGCGAAACTCCCAGGCACTGAGTGGCGTCAGCCACCTGTGGCAGGATTTCTTCGCACGGGCGATGGCCGAGCAGGTGGGTGATGCACCGAAGCAGGCAGTGGCCGAACTGCCGATTGATGGCCCGGTCGAACCGACCGCCGGTGCCGAGACCCTGGCCCAGATCGTCGACCAGTTGCACTGCGAAGTCACCGACAATCCGGTCCGCCCGCCAGAACCGCTGTTCCTGCCGATCGCCGAGTTCGAACTCGACCTGCTGAAAAAACCGGCACCGCCTTACCCGGAAGACGAGATCATCGCCCAGCAGCGCCAACAGGATTTCGAAAGTGAATGGGTTCGTCCCATCGTACTGACGGCCGGCCAAGCACAAGCGCAGCCCGGCCCTGCACCGCAACCACGTCCATTGCACCTGCCGATTGCCGAGTTCGAACTCGACCTGCTACCGAAACCGGCCATTCCGTACGACGAACCGACCCTGGTCAAGCAACAGCAGGCCCTGGACTACGACCAGAATTGGGCACGCCCGCTGGTGGCGCACAACCTGCGTCTGGCGGCCTGA
- a CDS encoding isocitrate lyase/PEP mutase family protein: MDAQTLRAQAFKALHERAGAFVIPNPWDAGSAKMLAALGFEALATTSAGLAFSLGRPDAEGAVSRADALENAHVIARATPLPVAADLENGYADSPEGCAQTILMAAEVGLVGGSIEDATGNPEEPIYPFALAVERVEAAVAAARSLPFTFTLTARAENFLVGRRDLADTIRRLQAYAEAGADVLYAPDLSTAEEISAIVKAVAPKPVNVLMSGGVPLSVADLSALGVKRISVGSALARAAYGAFYQAAQEICGPGTFDFTEQAIPFGKINQMFKG; this comes from the coding sequence ATGGATGCGCAAACCCTTCGAGCCCAAGCCTTCAAGGCCCTGCACGAACGTGCGGGGGCTTTTGTGATCCCCAATCCCTGGGATGCCGGCTCGGCGAAAATGCTCGCGGCGCTGGGCTTCGAAGCCCTGGCCACCACCAGCGCGGGGTTGGCGTTTTCCCTGGGGCGTCCGGATGCGGAAGGTGCGGTCAGCCGTGCCGATGCCTTGGAGAACGCTCATGTCATTGCCAGGGCCACGCCGCTGCCGGTGGCGGCGGACCTGGAAAACGGTTATGCCGACAGCCCTGAAGGGTGCGCCCAGACCATCCTGATGGCTGCCGAAGTCGGTTTGGTCGGAGGCTCCATCGAGGATGCCACGGGCAATCCCGAAGAACCGATCTATCCCTTTGCATTGGCTGTCGAACGGGTTGAAGCGGCGGTGGCAGCAGCACGTAGCCTGCCGTTCACGTTCACCCTGACGGCACGGGCGGAGAATTTTCTGGTCGGGCGACGGGATCTTGCTGACACCATCCGCCGCCTGCAGGCTTATGCCGAAGCCGGGGCCGATGTGCTCTACGCGCCGGACTTGAGCACCGCCGAGGAGATCAGTGCAATCGTCAAGGCGGTGGCCCCAAAGCCGGTGAACGTGCTGATGTCCGGTGGTGTGCCACTGTCGGTGGCTGACTTGAGCGCGCTGGGCGTCAAGCGCATCAGTGTCGGTTCGGCGCTGGCGCGTGCGGCGTATGGGGCTTTTTACCAGGCGGCGCAGGAGATCTGCGGGCCGGGCACCTTCGATTTCACCGAGCAGGCGATACCGTTCGGCAAGATCAACCAGATGTTCAAGGGGTGA
- a CDS encoding DUF72 domain-containing protein translates to MTDSVLPYYLGCPSWSENAWREFLYPENARPADFLDLYSQVFNAVEGNTTFYARPAASTVERWAQTMPEHFRFTAKFPRDISHGGDLRDQVLAAEAFLQLLKPLGARVSPLWLQLPASFAPHRLGELAGFIDSLQQPLAIEVRHPEFFAKGDAERMLNRLLLDRGVERICLDPRALFSCTSTTPAVLHAQSKKPKVPPRPAAFTQFPQVRFIGHPELAANESFLTPWVEKVAVWIEEGRTPYIFLHTSDNLLAPKLAQRFHQRLMARLPGLPALPELYREPAAEQLGLL, encoded by the coding sequence ATGACCGATTCAGTGCTCCCTTATTACCTGGGTTGTCCGTCCTGGAGTGAAAACGCCTGGCGCGAATTCCTGTACCCGGAAAACGCTCGTCCAGCGGATTTTCTCGACCTCTACAGCCAGGTCTTCAACGCCGTCGAAGGCAACACCACGTTCTACGCGCGACCCGCCGCGAGCACCGTCGAGCGTTGGGCGCAGACCATGCCCGAGCATTTTCGCTTCACCGCCAAGTTCCCCCGCGATATCAGTCACGGTGGAGACCTGCGTGATCAGGTGCTGGCGGCCGAGGCGTTCCTGCAACTGCTAAAACCGCTGGGCGCGCGGGTGTCGCCATTGTGGCTGCAACTGCCGGCGAGTTTCGCGCCGCATCGCTTGGGCGAACTGGCTGGATTCATCGACAGCCTACAGCAGCCGCTGGCTATCGAGGTCCGGCATCCCGAATTCTTCGCCAAGGGCGATGCCGAGCGGATGCTCAATCGATTGCTGCTCGATCGGGGCGTTGAGCGCATCTGTCTCGATCCACGGGCGTTGTTCAGTTGTACCTCGACCACCCCTGCGGTGCTGCATGCCCAGTCGAAAAAGCCCAAGGTGCCGCCGCGACCGGCAGCCTTTACCCAGTTTCCGCAGGTTCGTTTCATCGGCCACCCGGAGTTGGCGGCGAATGAGTCATTCCTGACACCCTGGGTCGAGAAGGTGGCGGTGTGGATCGAAGAGGGGCGCACGCCGTATATCTTCCTGCATACCTCGGACAATCTGCTGGCACCAAAGCTGGCGCAACGCTTTCACCAGCGGCTGATGGCACGTTTGCCTGGCCTGCCCGCGTTGCCTGAGCTATACAGAGAGCCCGCTGCGGAGCAACTCGGCTTGCTCTGA
- the tsaB gene encoding tRNA (adenosine(37)-N6)-threonylcarbamoyltransferase complex dimerization subunit type 1 TsaB: protein MSTLLALDTATEACSVALLHDGKVTSHYEVIPRLHAQKLLPMIQQLLADAGIGLSAVDAIAFGRGPGAFTGVRIAIGVVQGLAFALERPVLPVSNLAVLAQRALREHGASQVAAAIDARMDEVYWGCYREEAGEMRLAGSEAVLAPEVAALPAAATGAWFGAGTGWGYGERIKVALSGQDAGMLPHAEDLLSLARFAWARGEAIVADEAQPVYLRDKVATPKAR from the coding sequence ATGAGCACCTTGCTGGCCCTGGACACCGCGACTGAAGCTTGCTCCGTCGCCTTGCTGCATGACGGCAAGGTGACGAGCCACTATGAGGTGATCCCGCGCCTGCACGCGCAGAAGCTGCTGCCGATGATCCAGCAATTGCTGGCGGATGCCGGGATTGGCCTGTCTGCGGTCGATGCGATTGCCTTTGGCCGTGGGCCAGGTGCCTTTACTGGCGTGCGGATCGCGATTGGCGTGGTCCAGGGCCTGGCCTTTGCCCTGGAGCGCCCGGTATTGCCGGTGTCGAACCTGGCGGTGCTGGCTCAGCGAGCGTTGCGCGAGCATGGCGCCAGCCAGGTCGCGGCGGCCATCGATGCACGGATGGATGAGGTATATTGGGGCTGTTATCGCGAGGAGGCCGGGGAGATGCGTCTGGCTGGCAGCGAAGCGGTGCTGGCACCGGAAGTCGCGGCGCTGCCGGCAGCGGCCACCGGCGCCTGGTTTGGCGCGGGCACGGGCTGGGGGTATGGTGAGCGGATCAAGGTTGCGCTGAGCGGCCAGGATGCTGGCATGCTGCCCCACGCCGAGGACCTGCTGAGCCTGGCGCGATTCGCCTGGGCGCGTGGCGAAGCCATCGTTGCCGACGAAGCGCAGCCGGTCTACCTGCGTGACAAGGTCGCCACGCCCAAGGCTCGCTGA
- the adk gene encoding adenylate kinase gives MRVILLGAPGAGKGTQAKFITEKFGIPQISTGDMLRAAVKAGTELGVKAKGIMDAGGLVSDDLIIALVKDRIAQADCANGFLFDGFPRTIPQAEALVQAGVELDHVVEIAVDDEEIVQRIAGRRVHEASGRVYHVVYNPPKVEGKDDATGDELVQRKDDTEETVRHRLSVYHSQTKPLVDFYQKLSAAQGKPKYSYIAGVGSVEAITGKVLEALN, from the coding sequence ATGCGCGTCATTCTGCTGGGAGCTCCCGGGGCCGGTAAAGGTACTCAGGCTAAGTTCATCACCGAGAAATTCGGCATCCCGCAAATCTCCACCGGCGACATGTTGCGTGCCGCGGTCAAGGCTGGCACCGAGCTGGGCGTCAAGGCCAAGGGCATCATGGATGCCGGTGGCCTGGTGTCCGATGACCTGATCATCGCACTGGTCAAGGACCGGATTGCCCAGGCCGATTGCGCCAACGGCTTCCTGTTCGACGGCTTCCCGCGCACTATTCCCCAGGCTGAAGCCCTGGTGCAGGCCGGTGTCGAGCTGGACCACGTGGTCGAGATCGCCGTCGACGACGAAGAGATCGTCCAGCGTATCGCCGGCCGCCGCGTTCACGAGGCCTCCGGTCGCGTTTACCACGTCGTCTACAACCCGCCGAAAGTCGAAGGCAAGGACGATGCGACGGGCGACGAGCTGGTTCAGCGCAAGGACGACACCGAAGAAACCGTTCGTCATCGCCTGTCGGTCTACCATTCCCAGACCAAGCCGCTGGTGGACTTCTACCAGAAGCTGTCGGCTGCCCAGGGCAAGCCGAAGTACAGCTACATCGCCGGCGTCGGCTCGGTCGAAGCGATCACCGGCAAGGTGCTTGAAGCACTGAACTGA
- the ppc gene encoding phosphoenolpyruvate carboxylase translates to MSDIDVRLREDVHLLGELLGNTIRDQHGDEFLDKIERIRKSAKADRSDSASTELSASLDDLGDDELLPVVRAFNQFLNLANIAEQYQLIHRRDDSQPAPFEARALPELLARLRAEGHGDDSLARQLGRLDIELVLTAHPTEVARRTLIQKYDAIAAQLALQDHRDLTAAEREQIRQRLQRLIAEAWHTEEIRRTRPTPVDEAKWGFAVIEHSLWQAIPNYLRKADEALHAATGLHLPLEAAPIRFASWMGGDRDGNPNVTARVTREVLLLARWMAADLYLRDVDHLAAELSMQHASEALRARAGNSAEPYRAVLKQLRERLRATRQWAHDSLESTQPATDQVLRDNHELLEPLQLCYQSLHECGMGVIADGPLLDCLRRAVTFGLFLVRLDVRQDSSRHASAMNEITDYLGLGRYEDWDEDARLTFLIRELGNRRPLLPPYFKPSADTAEVLATCREIAAAPAASLGSYVISMAGAASDVLAVQLLLKESGVLRPMRVVPLFETLADLDNAGPVMERLLQLPGYRSRLQGPQEVMIGYSDSAKDAGTTAAAWAQYRAQERLVDICREQQVELLLFHGRGGTVGRGGGPAHAAILSQPPGSVAGRFRTTEQGEMIRFKFGLPDIAEQNLNLYLAAVLEATLLPPPPPQPAWRKLMDELAADGVRAYRAEVRDNPQFVEYFRQSTPEQELGRLPLGSRPAKRRAGGIESLRAIPWIFGWTQTRLMLPAWLGWETALRHALERGQGPLLEQMREQWPFFRTRIDMLEMVLAKADNDIARSYDERLVEAELLPLGVHLRDLLSQACEVVLGLTGQSQLLAHSPETLEFIRLRNTYLDPLHLLQAELLARTRRQESNQNSPLEQALLVSVAGIAAGLRNTG, encoded by the coding sequence ATGTCCGATATCGATGTGCGTTTGCGTGAAGACGTTCACTTGCTGGGTGAGTTGCTGGGCAATACCATCCGCGACCAGCATGGTGACGAATTCCTCGACAAGATCGAGCGGATTCGCAAGAGCGCCAAGGCCGATCGCAGCGATTCGGCCAGTACCGAACTGAGCGCCAGCCTCGATGATCTCGGCGATGACGAGTTGCTGCCGGTGGTCCGCGCGTTCAACCAGTTTCTCAACCTGGCGAACATCGCCGAGCAATATCAACTGATCCACCGGCGTGACGATTCGCAGCCGGCACCTTTCGAGGCGCGGGCGTTGCCGGAGTTGCTGGCCCGGTTGCGGGCCGAGGGCCATGGCGACGACTCCCTGGCCCGGCAACTGGGGCGTCTGGACATCGAACTGGTGCTTACTGCGCACCCGACCGAGGTGGCCCGGCGCACGCTGATCCAGAAGTACGACGCGATTGCCGCGCAACTGGCGTTGCAGGATCACCGTGACCTCACCGCCGCCGAACGGGAGCAGATCCGCCAGCGCCTGCAACGGCTGATTGCCGAAGCCTGGCACACCGAGGAGATCCGCCGCACCCGGCCGACCCCGGTGGACGAGGCCAAGTGGGGCTTCGCGGTGATCGAGCACTCGCTCTGGCAGGCCATTCCGAATTATCTGCGCAAGGCCGATGAAGCCCTGCATGCTGCCACCGGCCTGCACTTGCCGCTTGAGGCGGCGCCGATTCGCTTTGCTTCGTGGATGGGCGGCGACCGTGATGGCAACCCCAATGTGACGGCCAGGGTGACTCGCGAAGTGCTGCTGTTGGCACGCTGGATGGCGGCTGACCTGTACCTGCGCGATGTCGATCACCTGGCCGCCGAACTGTCGATGCAGCATGCCAGCGAAGCCTTGCGGGCCCGCGCCGGTAACAGCGCCGAGCCTTATCGGGCGGTGCTCAAGCAACTGCGCGAGCGGCTGCGGGCAACCCGCCAGTGGGCCCATGATTCGCTGGAGTCCACCCAACCGGCCACGGACCAGGTCCTGCGCGACAACCACGAGCTGCTGGAGCCCTTGCAGTTGTGTTATCAGTCCCTGCACGAATGCGGCATGGGCGTGATTGCCGACGGGCCGTTGCTCGATTGTCTGCGGCGGGCGGTGACCTTCGGGCTGTTTCTGGTGCGTCTGGATGTACGTCAGGATTCATCGCGCCATGCCTCGGCGATGAACGAGATCACCGACTATCTTGGGCTGGGCCGCTACGAGGACTGGGATGAAGATGCTCGGCTGACGTTCCTGATTCGCGAGTTGGGCAATCGTCGGCCACTGCTGCCGCCATATTTCAAGCCATCGGCAGATACCGCCGAGGTGTTGGCTACCTGTCGGGAAATCGCCGCGGCCCCGGCAGCGTCCCTGGGCTCGTATGTGATTTCCATGGCTGGAGCGGCTTCCGATGTGCTCGCTGTACAGCTGTTGCTCAAGGAATCCGGGGTGTTGCGGCCGATGCGCGTGGTGCCGCTGTTTGAAACCCTGGCCGACCTGGACAATGCCGGGCCGGTAATGGAGCGCCTGTTGCAGTTACCCGGTTATCGCTCGCGTTTGCAGGGCCCGCAAGAGGTGATGATCGGTTACTCCGACTCGGCCAAGGATGCCGGCACCACGGCTGCGGCCTGGGCCCAGTACCGCGCCCAGGAACGGCTGGTGGACATCTGTCGGGAGCAGCAGGTCGAGTTGCTGTTGTTCCATGGCCGTGGCGGCACCGTCGGTCGTGGCGGCGGCCCGGCCCATGCGGCGATTCTGTCGCAGCCGCCGGGGTCGGTGGCGGGGCGTTTCCGCACGACCGAGCAGGGCGAGATGATCCGTTTCAAGTTCGGCCTGCCGGACATCGCCGAACAGAACCTCAACCTGTACCTGGCGGCGGTGCTCGAGGCCACCTTGTTGCCGCCACCACCGCCACAACCGGCCTGGCGCAAGCTGATGGACGAGTTGGCGGCGGACGGCGTGCGCGCCTATCGCGCCGAGGTGCGCGACAATCCGCAGTTCGTCGAGTATTTCCGCCAGTCGACGCCGGAACAGGAACTCGGGCGCCTGCCGCTGGGCAGTCGTCCGGCCAAGCGTCGGGCTGGCGGTATAGAAAGCCTGCGGGCGATTCCCTGGATCTTCGGCTGGACCCAGACCCGCCTGATGCTGCCGGCCTGGCTCGGTTGGGAGACGGCCCTGCGGCATGCGCTGGAGCGTGGTCAGGGCCCACTGCTGGAGCAGATGCGCGAGCAATGGCCATTTTTCCGGACCCGTATCGACATGCTGGAAATGGTTCTGGCCAAGGCCGACAACGATATCGCCCGTTCCTACGACGAACGTCTGGTGGAAGCCGAACTGCTGCCGCTGGGTGTGCACTTACGCGACCTATTGTCGCAGGCGTGCGAGGTGGTACTGGGATTGACCGGCCAGTCGCAACTGTTGGCCCACAGCCCCGAAACCCTGGAATTCATTCGCCTGCGCAATACCTACCTCGATCCGCTGCACCTGCTGCAGGCCGAGTTGCTGGCGCGTACGCGGCGTCAGGAAAGCAACCAGAACAGCCCTCTGGAACAGGCTTTGCTGGTGTCCGTGGCCGGGATCGCCGCCGGCTTGCGCAATACCGGCTGA
- a CDS encoding pilin assembly protein: MKIRELAQHWEENAKGRLTDTGYAVHLDVEAAARLAAISEMYPKRSPEELLGELIGAALEELEASLPYVQGQQVVATDEEGDPLYEDVGATPRFLTLSRRHLHNLSGGTDKSKH; encoded by the coding sequence ATGAAAATCCGAGAGCTGGCCCAGCACTGGGAAGAGAATGCCAAGGGTCGCCTGACCGACACCGGTTACGCCGTTCATCTGGACGTGGAGGCCGCCGCCCGCCTTGCCGCAATCAGCGAAATGTACCCCAAGCGCAGCCCCGAGGAACTGCTCGGCGAACTGATCGGCGCCGCTCTGGAGGAGCTTGAGGCGAGTTTGCCCTACGTCCAGGGTCAGCAGGTGGTCGCCACCGACGAGGAAGGTGATCCACTGTACGAGGATGTCGGCGCAACCCCACGCTTCCTCACCCTGTCACGTCGCCATCTGCATAACCTGTCTGGCGGGACCGACAAGTCCAAGCACTGA
- a CDS encoding DUF4398 domain-containing protein, producing the protein MELKTMKTSIATSSFNHLRGLKLAALALGTSFILAGCAGNPPSEQYAVTQSAVNSAVSAGGTEYAAVEMKSAQDKLKQAELAMHDKKYDDARRLAEQAEWDARVAERKAQAAKAELAVKDAQKGVQELRQESQRPVVQPAQ; encoded by the coding sequence ATGGAGTTGAAGACCATGAAAACCAGCATTGCCACATCCTCGTTTAACCATCTGCGCGGGCTGAAACTGGCCGCGCTGGCCCTGGGCACCAGCTTCATTCTGGCCGGTTGCGCCGGGAACCCGCCGAGCGAGCAGTACGCGGTGACACAGTCTGCCGTGAACAGCGCAGTCAGCGCTGGCGGTACCGAATACGCCGCCGTGGAAATGAAATCGGCGCAGGACAAGCTCAAACAAGCTGAGCTGGCCATGCATGACAAGAAATACGACGACGCCCGTCGCCTGGCCGAACAGGCCGAGTGGGATGCCCGCGTCGCCGAGCGCAAGGCCCAGGCTGCCAAGGCCGAGCTTGCCGTGAAGGATGCCCAGAAAGGTGTTCAGGAACTGCGTCAGGAAAGCCAGCGCCCCGTGGTGCAGCCGGCGCAATAA
- a CDS encoding OmpA family protein: MRNQLMIPALLALSVGLAACSSQPNANLEQARTNFSGLQADPQASKVAALETKDASDYLDKADKAYQNREDEKTVDQLAYLTNQRVEVAKQTIALRTAEANLKNAAAQRAQARLDARDAQIKQLQDSLNAKQTERGTLVTFGDVLFATNKADLKSNGLVNINKLVQFLQENPDRKVIVEGYTDSTGSEAYNQSLSERRATSVQVALIKMGVDPSRIVTQGYGKEYPVADNGSVSGRAMNRRVEVTISNDNQPVAPRSSMSSNQ; this comes from the coding sequence ATGCGCAATCAACTGATGATCCCCGCCCTCCTGGCTCTGAGCGTTGGCCTGGCGGCCTGCTCGTCGCAGCCCAATGCCAACCTGGAACAGGCGCGCACCAACTTCTCTGGCCTGCAGGCCGACCCGCAGGCGAGCAAGGTCGCGGCCCTGGAAACCAAGGACGCCAGTGACTATCTGGACAAGGCGGACAAGGCCTACCAGAACCGTGAAGATGAAAAGACCGTCGACCAGTTGGCCTACCTGACCAACCAGCGTGTTGAAGTCGCCAAGCAGACCATTGCCCTGCGCACCGCCGAGGCCAACCTGAAGAACGCCGCAGCGCAACGGGCACAGGCCCGCCTGGATGCCCGCGACGCGCAGATCAAGCAGTTGCAGGACAGCCTCAACGCCAAGCAGACCGAGCGCGGCACCCTGGTGACCTTCGGTGACGTGCTGTTCGCCACCAACAAGGCCGACCTCAAATCCAACGGCCTGGTCAATATCAACAAACTGGTGCAGTTCCTCCAGGAAAACCCTGACCGCAAGGTGATTGTCGAAGGCTACACCGACAGCACCGGCAGCGAGGCCTACAACCAGAGCCTGTCCGAACGCCGTGCAACGTCGGTACAGGTTGCCCTGATCAAGATGGGTGTGGACCCGAGCCGCATTGTCACCCAGGGCTATGGCAAGGAATACCCGGTAGCGGATAACGGCAGCGTTTCCGGCCGGGCCATGAACCGTCGCGTGGAAGTGACCATTTCCAACGACAACCAGCCAGTGGCACCGCGTTCTTCGATGAGCAGCAACCAATAA
- a CDS encoding alpha/beta hydrolase has protein sequence MRTLGILCLLLTLNGCSSLLFYPEPGLPFTPDKAHLAYRDVTLTTADGTRLHAWWLPAKAGVPVKGTVLHLHGNGGNLSMHLGGSWWLPEQGYQVLLIDYRGYGVSEGEPSLPAVYQDIDAAFQWLDRAPEVRDKPLVVLGQSLGGAMAVHYLVEHPAYQPRLKTLVLDGVPASYRAVGQFALSGSWLTWPFQVPLSWLVPDGDSAIHAMPQLNGVPKLIFQSIDDPLVPMNNGIVLYQAAPPPRVLQLTRGGHVQTFADPTWRQVMLRYLEDPQHFNGLRRLGEIPNYPAAPNSNVEPESPQ, from the coding sequence ATGAGAACCCTCGGCATCCTCTGCCTGCTCCTGACCCTGAACGGTTGCAGCTCACTGCTGTTCTACCCCGAGCCCGGCCTGCCGTTCACCCCGGACAAGGCTCATCTCGCCTACCGTGACGTCACCCTGACCACCGCCGACGGTACCCGCCTGCATGCCTGGTGGCTGCCGGCCAAGGCCGGGGTGCCGGTCAAGGGCACGGTGCTGCACCTGCACGGCAATGGCGGCAACCTGTCCATGCACCTGGGCGGCAGTTGGTGGCTGCCGGAGCAGGGGTATCAGGTGTTGCTGATCGACTATCGCGGCTACGGCGTGTCCGAAGGGGAACCGAGCCTGCCGGCGGTCTATCAGGATATCGATGCTGCGTTCCAGTGGCTGGATCGCGCCCCGGAAGTCCGGGACAAGCCGCTGGTGGTCCTGGGGCAGAGCCTGGGAGGCGCGATGGCGGTCCACTATCTGGTTGAACACCCCGCTTATCAGCCCCGCCTCAAGACGTTGGTCCTCGACGGCGTGCCGGCCAGCTATCGCGCGGTGGGCCAGTTTGCTCTGAGCGGCTCCTGGCTGACCTGGCCCTTCCAGGTGCCGCTGTCGTGGCTGGTGCCCGATGGCGACAGTGCGATTCACGCGATGCCGCAACTGAACGGCGTGCCCAAGCTGATCTTCCAGAGTATCGACGATCCGTTGGTGCCCATGAACAACGGTATTGTCCTGTATCAGGCTGCACCACCGCCCAGGGTGTTACAACTGACTCGCGGAGGGCATGTGCAGACCTTCGCCGACCCGACCTGGCGCCAGGTGATGCTGCGCTATCTGGAGGACCCCCAGCATTTCAACGGCCTGCGCCGATTGGGTGAGATCCCGAATTATCCTGCTGCCCCGAATTCGAATGTTGAACCAGAGAGTCCGCAATGA